In Geopsychrobacter electrodiphilus DSM 16401, a single window of DNA contains:
- a CDS encoding amino acid ABC transporter permease translates to METRITVKIPSPKVWPWHLLTLAILLILAASLWAATNKIDYTWRWNRVPQYFFYNAKTLKSSPFDGSVVSIKKDGGLSTIELKSDSGKVKTFKVETDSLNVTAGETLFEGDRIGSTSEWKAGPLVQGMLMTLWLSAAASFFGMLIGLITGLCRISKNPTLRGLASLYIELIRGTPLLVQIFIFYFFLGTVLDIGRVVSGISALAIFAGAYVAEIIRAGIQSISKGQSEAARSLGMTSFQTMVYIVLPQAFKRVLPPLAGQFISLIKDSSLVSVIAITDLTKSGREVITSTFATFEIWFTVALLYLLLTSVLSQLIAWVERRLAVSD, encoded by the coding sequence ATGGAAACGAGAATCACGGTGAAAATACCATCCCCAAAAGTTTGGCCCTGGCATTTACTCACCCTGGCCATCCTCTTAATTCTCGCCGCATCCTTGTGGGCCGCTACCAACAAAATTGATTACACCTGGCGTTGGAACAGAGTTCCGCAATACTTCTTCTACAATGCGAAAACCTTAAAAAGCAGCCCCTTCGATGGCAGCGTAGTTTCGATCAAAAAGGACGGTGGGCTTTCAACTATCGAACTGAAGAGTGACTCAGGAAAAGTTAAAACGTTTAAGGTTGAGACTGACAGTCTAAATGTCACTGCAGGTGAGACCCTTTTCGAGGGTGACAGGATCGGCAGCACCAGTGAATGGAAGGCAGGACCACTGGTTCAGGGGATGTTAATGACTCTCTGGCTTTCTGCTGCAGCCAGTTTTTTTGGAATGCTGATCGGCCTCATAACCGGTTTATGCAGAATTTCAAAAAATCCGACCTTACGTGGATTAGCTAGCCTCTACATTGAGTTGATACGTGGAACCCCTCTTCTGGTTCAGATCTTTATTTTCTATTTTTTTCTTGGAACTGTTCTGGATATTGGTCGGGTTGTTTCGGGGATCAGCGCTCTGGCGATTTTTGCAGGAGCCTATGTTGCTGAAATCATCCGCGCCGGCATTCAGTCGATCTCCAAGGGTCAATCGGAAGCGGCCCGTTCCCTCGGCATGACCTCATTTCAAACCATGGTTTACATTGTCTTACCACAGGCATTTAAGCGGGTGTTGCCTCCGCTGGCAGGACAATTTATCAGCTTAATCAAAGATTCATCGCTGGTATCGGTCATTGCCATCACCGACCTGACAAAAAGTGGCCGCGAGGTTATTACCTCGACCTTTGCCACCTTTGAAATCTGGTTTACGGTCGCCCTGCTCTATTTACTGCTGACTTCCGTGCTTTCGCAACTGATTGCATGGGTTGAACGGAGGCTTGCTGTCAGTGATTAA
- a CDS encoding 7-carboxy-7-deazaguanine synthase QueE: protein MPARPIPVTEANLIEIFSSIQGEGPYLGYRQLFIRFAHCNLSCTYCDTPFAPVSACRVETAPGSESFSSLKNPVSHKSIETLLEDWVGGSPDLHHSLSLTGGEPLLQVPVLLDWLPMMRNYLPIYLETNGSLPAQLKSLLPWLDYISMDIKLPSISGHELWDEHREFLGLARQKTVFVKVVFAQTTPLSEIETAARLVAETAPDVDLILQPCTQSSGIKLTTGQMLKAQQVAVTYHPKTRVIPQTHNFLGVL from the coding sequence ATGCCTGCGCGACCTATACCCGTGACTGAAGCCAATCTGATCGAAATATTTTCATCCATCCAGGGCGAAGGGCCCTACCTCGGGTATCGGCAACTTTTTATCCGCTTTGCCCACTGCAACCTCTCCTGTACTTATTGCGATACTCCGTTTGCGCCGGTTTCTGCTTGCCGGGTCGAAACCGCTCCGGGCAGTGAATCATTTAGCTCCTTGAAAAACCCGGTATCCCATAAAAGCATCGAAACCCTGCTTGAAGATTGGGTCGGTGGTTCTCCTGATTTGCACCATTCACTCAGTCTGACCGGTGGCGAACCCTTATTGCAGGTGCCCGTCCTTCTGGATTGGTTGCCGATGATGCGCAATTATTTGCCCATTTATCTGGAAACCAATGGTTCACTTCCTGCCCAATTAAAGTCTCTGCTTCCCTGGCTGGATTATATTTCCATGGATATCAAGCTCCCCTCCATCTCCGGTCATGAGCTATGGGACGAGCATCGTGAGTTTTTGGGTCTGGCACGGCAGAAGACGGTCTTTGTTAAGGTGGTTTTTGCCCAGACAACACCCTTGTCTGAAATTGAAACAGCCGCTCGTCTGGTCGCAGAGACAGCACCTGATGTCGATCTGATCCTTCAACCCTGCACCCAATCCTCCGGCATCAAATTAACAACCGGGCAAATGCTCAAGGCTCAGCAGGTTGCCGTTACATATCATCCCAAAACACGGGTTATCCCTCAGACGCATAATTTTTTAGGGGTTCTTTGA
- a CDS encoding creatininase family protein, giving the protein MLFIPEITMTEFSDGLEKTRTVLIPFGSTEEHGSHLPLDTDTLHAVEVGKKLALRRDIFIAAPIHYGVCRSSSQHPGTVSITTETLKSLTLDIVTSLYQSGLRNFVFLSGHAGGTHMATLTDAGEKLLVKFSDLKIAVLTEYMLAAREGRHLIETEGDSHAGEIETSRILHSHPQLVKGVAAREFPDFPVGILVRNKRQYWPGGVWGDPSKATAQKGAALESLVVDALGRLVDQLEQFVERD; this is encoded by the coding sequence ATGCTTTTTATCCCCGAAATAACCATGACTGAATTTAGCGACGGACTGGAAAAAACCCGGACCGTCCTGATCCCTTTCGGCTCGACCGAGGAGCATGGGTCTCATTTGCCGCTCGATACGGACACCTTGCATGCTGTGGAGGTTGGAAAGAAGCTCGCCCTAAGGCGGGATATTTTCATTGCCGCGCCCATTCACTATGGCGTCTGCCGTTCGAGTTCTCAGCATCCTGGTACGGTTTCAATTACCACCGAAACGCTCAAGTCCCTGACCCTCGATATTGTTACGTCCTTATATCAAAGTGGGTTGCGCAACTTTGTTTTTTTGAGTGGACATGCCGGTGGTACTCACATGGCGACTTTGACGGATGCCGGTGAAAAATTATTGGTGAAGTTTTCTGATCTGAAGATCGCGGTTTTGACCGAATACATGCTGGCGGCGAGGGAAGGGCGGCATCTGATTGAGACCGAAGGGGACTCTCATGCCGGGGAGATTGAAACCTCACGTATTCTGCATTCACATCCCCAACTGGTCAAAGGTGTGGCGGCACGCGAATTCCCTGATTTTCCAGTGGGGATTCTGGTCAGAAACAAGAGACAATACTGGCCAGGCGGGGTTTGGGGCGACCCTTCTAAAGCGACGGCCCAAAAAGGTGCGGCTCTGGAATCACTGGTGGTTGATGCACTCGGTCGACTGGTGGATCAACTGGAGCAGTTCGTAGAGCGGGATTAA
- the yhbY gene encoding ribosome assembly RNA-binding protein YhbY, with product MNDRVKIFSGSQGLTNKGVTMWAQELNMELTGKQKRHLRGLGHHLKPIVMVGKDEVNQTVINATDEALEIHELIKVKLQEGCLSDRKMVAAELSEKTSSGIAQIMGHTILLYRQGKDPQIKIPG from the coding sequence TTGAATGACAGAGTCAAGATTTTCTCAGGGTCTCAGGGCTTAACTAATAAAGGCGTCACGATGTGGGCGCAGGAGCTGAATATGGAATTAACCGGCAAGCAAAAACGTCATTTACGCGGATTGGGACATCATTTAAAGCCAATCGTCATGGTCGGCAAGGACGAGGTTAATCAGACCGTTATTAACGCAACGGATGAAGCCCTTGAGATTCATGAGCTGATTAAAGTCAAGCTACAGGAAGGTTGTCTGAGTGACCGCAAAATGGTTGCAGCTGAGCTGTCTGAAAAAACCAGTTCGGGAATCGCCCAGATAATGGGACACACCATTTTGCTGTATCGTCAGGGAAAAGATCCGCAAATTAAAATTCCGGGTTGA
- a CDS encoding DNA gyrase inhibitor YacG produces MEKVVQLIRCPRCGKSTVWQNNPDRPFCSEKCREVDLGRWANEDYSIPGPEVQPEEDNPEF; encoded by the coding sequence ATGGAAAAGGTCGTTCAACTTATCCGCTGTCCAAGATGTGGGAAATCGACTGTCTGGCAAAACAACCCGGACAGGCCGTTCTGTTCGGAAAAATGCCGCGAGGTTGATCTCGGTCGCTGGGCCAACGAGGATTATTCCATCCCCGGTCCTGAGGTTCAACCAGAAGAAGATAACCCAGAATTTTAG
- a CDS encoding CCA tRNA nucleotidyltransferase — MNIYELFSKTLSPAATLLLEQLRALPRAEDASIWLVGGSVRDLLQGESVRDFDFAFSSDLTPQIKTWARKAGGSWFWLDQQRLQSRVLFSQYGLQFDFSGLRAPDIFADLRLRDFTVNALAFCLGEESELIDPLGGRADLEQGVLRSCGPTVLFDDPLRILKGFRHFAEYGWQIEARTGQEMVRAASDLERVAGERIKSELGRILNSERVVFTLGLLIEYGVLRQLFPTLKEDTLVGKLDSFGARILQLEVFPELKTLLDAQMEDCVPRRALLFFAALLEHLSGPGDILQTFKRLCFSNGSRAILTRLCLGAELLPAMFSDHTSSRAAALKVEAMAPCCIEALLFTLARRDCDDLDSLAAGHITAYLEHETRGEIAHLLDGTTIMDLTGLKPGQGIGLWQDRIKSAEIAGEITDRQTALDWLKVRFCD; from the coding sequence ATGAATATTTATGAACTCTTCAGTAAAACATTAAGCCCCGCCGCGACCTTGTTGCTCGAACAGCTGCGGGCGCTTCCAAGGGCTGAGGACGCCTCTATCTGGCTGGTGGGTGGCTCTGTGCGCGACCTGCTTCAAGGAGAGTCGGTCAGAGATTTTGATTTTGCCTTCTCTTCCGACCTGACTCCGCAAATAAAAACCTGGGCGCGTAAAGCCGGAGGGAGCTGGTTCTGGCTTGACCAGCAACGCCTGCAAAGTCGAGTGCTCTTCAGTCAATATGGCTTACAGTTTGATTTTTCGGGACTGAGGGCCCCTGATATTTTCGCTGATCTTCGTTTGAGGGATTTTACGGTCAATGCGCTCGCGTTCTGTTTGGGCGAAGAATCTGAACTGATTGACCCCTTGGGCGGGCGGGCAGATCTTGAACAAGGGGTCTTGCGCAGTTGCGGGCCAACAGTGCTCTTTGACGACCCTCTGCGCATTCTGAAGGGCTTTCGCCATTTTGCCGAATATGGCTGGCAGATTGAAGCCCGCACAGGTCAGGAGATGGTGCGCGCAGCCTCTGACCTTGAAAGAGTTGCAGGAGAACGGATTAAATCTGAACTGGGGAGGATTCTCAATTCGGAACGCGTGGTTTTTACCCTGGGCTTGTTAATCGAGTATGGCGTTCTCAGGCAACTCTTCCCGACCCTTAAAGAAGACACTTTGGTCGGAAAATTAGATTCATTTGGCGCGCGCATTCTCCAATTGGAGGTCTTCCCCGAGTTGAAAACCCTTCTCGACGCACAAATGGAAGACTGTGTGCCACGTCGAGCCCTGCTGTTTTTTGCTGCACTGTTAGAGCATCTTTCTGGTCCTGGCGATATCCTTCAAACTTTCAAACGGTTATGTTTTTCAAATGGTAGTCGAGCTATCTTAACCCGCTTATGCCTGGGAGCGGAGCTTCTTCCTGCCATGTTTAGTGATCACACATCTTCACGCGCAGCCGCACTTAAAGTTGAAGCAATGGCTCCTTGTTGTATTGAGGCCCTTCTGTTTACCCTGGCCCGCCGCGATTGTGATGATCTTGATTCATTGGCCGCTGGACATATCACCGCTTATCTTGAACATGAGACCAGAGGGGAAATCGCGCATCTGCTCGATGGCACAACGATAATGGACTTGACCGGCTTGAAACCGGGGCAGGGCATTGGACTATGGCAGGACCGGATAAAGTCCGCTGAAATTGCAGGAGAAATAACTGACAGGCAAACCGCACTTGATTGGTTAAAGGTGAGATTTTGCGATTGA
- the queD gene encoding 6-carboxytetrahydropterin synthase QueD, translated as MYQLKILSNFAAAHNLLHYHGDCENLHGHNWKVEVTVTTRDLDASGLGIDFKSLKKHTNEILDRLDHKYLNDLDFFKDISPSSEHISRYIFEALESSLVVPGVTLKEVTVWESDNACATYTRD; from the coding sequence ATGTACCAGCTCAAAATTTTGAGTAATTTCGCCGCCGCCCACAATCTCCTGCATTATCACGGTGATTGCGAAAACCTGCATGGCCATAACTGGAAGGTTGAAGTCACGGTCACTACCAGGGATCTGGATGCTTCGGGGCTCGGTATCGACTTTAAATCCCTGAAGAAGCACACGAATGAAATACTTGACCGTCTAGACCATAAATATTTGAATGACCTGGATTTTTTTAAAGACATCAGCCCGTCTTCCGAGCATATCAGTCGCTATATTTTTGAGGCTCTTGAGAGTTCTCTTGTTGTCCCCGGGGTGACGCTTAAAGAGGTGACGGTCTGGGAGTCTGACAATGCCTGCGCGACCTATACCCGTGACTGA
- a CDS encoding AzlC family ABC transporter permease has product MDQTVTPPQKTLRQGAAAAWPICLGYFPIGLALGVLAQQAGLPWWAVLMMSVLVFAGSAQFICVAMLVAGASTPAIIFTTFVVNLRHTLMSSALAVYLSGVKRSFLAFFAYGITDESFAVNMTRFRTGNWDRNRALVTNQLANIVWIIATVTGALLGQFVPQGAFGIDFALTAMFICLLVFQLRGRIYLLTGLLAAIISVSWYLLIPGDSYIVGASICAATGGYLLQVRKRRVNDV; this is encoded by the coding sequence ATGGACCAAACAGTTACTCCACCCCAGAAGACCCTGAGACAAGGTGCTGCCGCAGCATGGCCCATATGCCTGGGATACTTCCCCATTGGCCTGGCTCTGGGCGTGCTTGCACAGCAGGCAGGACTCCCCTGGTGGGCGGTCCTGATGATGTCGGTGCTGGTTTTTGCCGGGAGTGCACAGTTTATCTGCGTTGCGATGCTGGTTGCAGGGGCATCGACCCCGGCAATCATCTTCACGACTTTTGTAGTAAATCTGCGGCATACCTTGATGAGCTCGGCGCTGGCCGTCTACCTCTCGGGTGTAAAGCGCTCATTTCTGGCATTTTTCGCCTACGGTATCACCGATGAAAGCTTCGCCGTCAATATGACCCGTTTTCGTACAGGGAACTGGGATCGCAATCGCGCGCTGGTAACAAATCAACTGGCGAATATAGTGTGGATTATTGCAACGGTAACGGGAGCACTTTTAGGACAGTTTGTGCCTCAGGGCGCCTTTGGTATCGACTTTGCGCTGACGGCCATGTTTATCTGTCTGCTGGTCTTCCAGCTTCGGGGCAGAATCTATCTTTTGACCGGGCTCCTGGCCGCCATCATCTCTGTGAGCTGGTATTTGCTTATCCCGGGCGATTCCTACATCGTTGGAGCTTCTATTTGTGCTGCGACCGGCGGGTACCTGTTGCAAGTCCGGAAACGGAGGGTCAATGACGTTTAA
- a CDS encoding AzlD domain-containing protein: MTFNDYLLLFCGMGAVTYLPRSLPLLYLAHKKLPQGLVDWLGLIPVSILSALLAPLLFCENTQRSLHFGKPEFLVAIPTLAFALKTRSLGGTVLVGMLLYWLASYVL, from the coding sequence ATGACGTTTAACGATTACCTGCTGCTCTTCTGTGGCATGGGTGCGGTTACCTACCTGCCAAGGTCATTGCCGTTGCTTTATCTGGCGCACAAAAAGCTCCCCCAGGGCCTGGTTGATTGGCTGGGCCTGATCCCGGTGTCCATCCTGAGCGCACTCCTCGCCCCCCTGCTCTTTTGTGAGAACACACAGCGCAGCCTGCATTTTGGAAAACCTGAATTTCTCGTCGCAATTCCGACCTTGGCGTTTGCGTTAAAAACCAGAAGTTTGGGCGGAACCGTTTTAGTCGGAATGTTGCTTTACTGGCTTGCCAGTTATGTTCTATAA
- a CDS encoding deoxyguanosinetriphosphate triphosphohydrolase has product MYPVKLAAYAAQSSKSRGRVHPEPFKDDRLMFERDRDRIIHCAAFRRLEYKTQVFVNHEGDYYRTRLTHSLEVAQIARGIARALNLNLDLVEALSLAHDLGHTPFGHTGEEVLNRLMQGFGGFEHNQQSLRIVDLLEERYPNFNGLNLSWETREGIIKHSSDYDKAGTSAITEFEPAERATLEAQIIDLADEIAYNNHDIDDGLKAGYIKLKDLAQVDLWQTTFCKVSAKFPLIDEKRQILQTISYLIGDLIHDLVATTDINLAAANIRSLDDLRRQPQKMAAFSVTMQQKNRELKKFLYHNLYRHHKVELMRVKAEHFLTLLFESYIKNPTLLPRAHQEKFDEHGRERVICDYIASMTDRFAQDEYKKLYEPFERA; this is encoded by the coding sequence ATGTATCCTGTCAAACTGGCAGCTTATGCAGCTCAAAGCAGTAAGAGTCGCGGAAGGGTTCATCCTGAGCCCTTTAAGGATGATCGTCTCATGTTTGAACGTGATCGGGACAGAATCATTCATTGTGCCGCTTTTCGCCGTCTGGAATACAAAACCCAGGTCTTCGTTAATCACGAGGGTGATTATTATCGCACCCGGTTGACCCATTCACTCGAGGTCGCGCAAATCGCTCGCGGAATAGCCCGGGCGCTCAATTTGAACCTGGATCTGGTAGAGGCTTTGTCCCTGGCTCATGATCTGGGGCATACCCCCTTCGGTCACACCGGCGAAGAGGTTCTGAATCGCCTCATGCAGGGGTTCGGGGGCTTTGAGCACAATCAACAATCCCTGCGTATTGTCGATCTGCTTGAAGAACGTTACCCAAACTTTAACGGCCTGAATCTGAGTTGGGAAACCCGGGAAGGGATTATCAAGCATTCTTCGGATTACGACAAAGCCGGGACATCGGCTATCACTGAATTTGAACCAGCGGAACGCGCGACCCTGGAAGCGCAGATTATCGACCTGGCCGATGAAATTGCTTACAACAATCATGATATTGATGATGGATTGAAAGCAGGTTACATCAAGTTGAAAGATTTGGCTCAAGTCGACTTATGGCAGACAACCTTTTGTAAAGTCAGCGCAAAATTTCCACTCATAGATGAAAAACGCCAGATTCTTCAGACAATCAGTTACCTCATCGGCGACCTGATCCATGATCTGGTTGCGACGACAGATATCAACCTGGCCGCCGCAAATATCCGCTCACTGGATGATCTGCGACGACAACCACAGAAAATGGCCGCTTTCAGCGTGACAATGCAGCAGAAAAACCGGGAATTGAAGAAATTTCTCTACCATAATCTTTATCGCCACCACAAGGTCGAGTTAATGCGGGTCAAGGCCGAACACTTTCTCACCCTGTTGTTTGAAAGCTATATCAAAAACCCGACACTGCTCCCACGTGCCCACCAGGAGAAATTTGATGAGCATGGCCGTGAACGTGTGATCTGTGACTACATCGCCAGCATGACTGATCGGTTTGCACAGGACGAATACAAGAAGCTTTATGAACCTTTTGAGCGCGCCTGA
- a CDS encoding transporter substrate-binding domain-containing protein, which produces MKRFTLLLSALFLLLATLPCTVMADTLSDIQDAGVLRVGMEPGYMPFEMTDQKGQIIGFDVDMAKQIAKAMGVKLELVSTAWDGIIPALMTKKFDMIMSGMTITPQRNLKIAFANPYIVVGQSILIQKKYGDEVKSYKDLNNKKFKVGSKLGTTGEQATKRMIPDAKYISFETEQEGVMDLVNGKIDAFVYDLPYMAIANAQKSEGKLIFLDKPFTYEPLGWAIRQGNPDFLNWLDNFLAQVKNDGTYDKIYNKWFLSNDWVKKLQQ; this is translated from the coding sequence ATGAAGAGATTTACCCTGTTACTGAGTGCACTATTTCTACTATTGGCTACCCTGCCCTGCACGGTCATGGCTGATACCCTGAGCGACATCCAGGATGCAGGTGTTTTGCGCGTCGGCATGGAACCTGGTTATATGCCCTTTGAGATGACAGATCAAAAAGGGCAAATCATCGGGTTTGACGTTGACATGGCAAAGCAGATCGCCAAAGCTATGGGCGTCAAGCTTGAACTTGTCAGCACCGCCTGGGATGGAATTATTCCGGCGCTGATGACCAAAAAATTCGATATGATCATGAGCGGTATGACGATCACACCGCAACGTAATCTGAAAATTGCGTTTGCCAACCCGTACATTGTTGTTGGGCAGAGTATCCTCATCCAAAAAAAATATGGTGATGAAGTTAAATCGTACAAGGATCTCAATAACAAAAAGTTTAAAGTCGGGTCCAAGCTGGGGACCACGGGTGAGCAAGCCACCAAGCGTATGATTCCTGATGCCAAATATATTTCCTTTGAAACCGAGCAGGAAGGAGTCATGGACCTGGTCAACGGCAAAATAGATGCCTTTGTTTACGACCTGCCCTACATGGCGATCGCCAATGCCCAAAAAAGCGAAGGCAAGCTGATCTTCCTCGACAAACCCTTTACCTATGAGCCTCTGGGCTGGGCCATCCGTCAGGGCAACCCTGATTTCCTCAACTGGCTGGACAATTTCCTTGCTCAGGTGAAAAATGACGGAACATACGATAAAATTTATAACAAGTGGTTCCTCAGCAATGACTGGGTCAAGAAACTTCAACAGTAA
- the rsmD gene encoding 16S rRNA (guanine(966)-N(2))-methyltransferase RsmD — translation MRIISGSARGRKLAEFSDSGIRPTPDRVREAIFSILLSRFNSLHQFKVLELFAGTGAMSLEALSRGAQSAVLIDNNPQAARLITENSLRCRMTERARLMELPAFNALAQLAGKPPFELIFMDPPYNQGLIPPVLEQIAALHLLAQNGIICAESETGEDPVLPTGLELIETRHYGRAEVHFIKSKGQ, via the coding sequence ATGAGAATAATCAGTGGCAGTGCCCGTGGTCGTAAACTCGCTGAATTTTCAGATAGCGGCATCAGACCGACCCCCGACCGGGTACGTGAGGCGATCTTCAGCATTCTGTTGAGCCGCTTTAACAGTCTGCATCAATTCAAGGTGCTCGAACTCTTCGCCGGAACCGGCGCCATGAGCCTTGAGGCTTTAAGTCGTGGAGCCCAATCAGCGGTGCTTATTGACAATAACCCTCAGGCAGCACGCCTGATCACTGAAAATAGTCTGCGCTGCAGAATGACAGAGCGGGCAAGACTGATGGAGCTTCCAGCTTTCAATGCCCTCGCCCAGCTGGCCGGCAAACCTCCGTTTGAGCTTATTTTTATGGACCCCCCATACAATCAAGGTTTAATCCCACCAGTCCTGGAACAGATCGCGGCCTTGCATCTGCTGGCGCAAAATGGAATAATCTGCGCCGAATCAGAAACAGGTGAGGACCCAGTCCTCCCTACAGGACTCGAGCTTATTGAAACGCGTCATTATGGCCGTGCGGAAGTCCATTTTATTAAATCCAAGGGTCAGTGA
- the coaD gene encoding pantetheine-phosphate adenylyltransferase yields MNNQIAIYPGSFDPITNGHMDVIRRGLEIFDRVIIAVARNSEKNSLFTVQDRVDLINRLIDGNPRLEVDTFDGLLVDYVVSREARIILRGLRAVSDFEYEFQLTQMNHSISPQIETLFMMTSTRYGYLSSSIVKEVASLGGDISKFVPPQVAEELRKKFS; encoded by the coding sequence ATGAACAATCAGATTGCAATCTATCCCGGGTCTTTCGATCCGATAACAAATGGCCACATGGACGTCATCCGCCGTGGGCTTGAAATCTTCGATCGGGTGATCATCGCTGTTGCGCGGAATTCAGAGAAAAACAGCCTCTTCACAGTTCAGGACCGGGTCGACCTGATCAATCGCCTGATCGATGGCAACCCACGCCTTGAAGTGGATACGTTTGATGGACTACTGGTCGATTATGTCGTTTCGCGTGAAGCGCGCATCATCTTGCGTGGATTAAGGGCGGTTTCCGACTTTGAATATGAGTTTCAGCTGACTCAGATGAACCACTCGATCAGCCCACAGATCGAAACCCTGTTCATGATGACTTCAACCCGCTACGGTTACTTAAGTTCTTCGATCGTGAAAGAGGTGGCTTCGCTGGGCGGTGATATATCCAAATTTGTGCCACCTCAGGTCGCCGAGGAGTTGCGCAAGAAATTTTCCTGA
- a CDS encoding amino acid ABC transporter ATP-binding protein, which translates to MIKTVDLKKTFTGRGQTVYAVDGVTAHIHSGEVVVIIGPSGSGKSTYLRCLNGLETFTSGHIVIDGVDLAERKTDMNKVRREVGMVFQQFNLFPHKPVIENIVLAQMLVRKRSRREAEEKARMLLNKVGIPEKAMEYPSRLSGGQQQRVAIARALAMDPKIMLFDEPTSALDPEMVGEVLDVMKNLAREGMTMVVVTHEMGFAREVADRVLFMDAGKLVEEGTPEHFFTDPQEERTKLFLKQVL; encoded by the coding sequence GTGATTAAAACCGTCGATTTAAAAAAAACCTTCACCGGCCGCGGGCAGACCGTTTATGCCGTTGATGGTGTTACGGCTCATATTCACTCTGGTGAAGTTGTCGTTATTATTGGTCCCTCCGGCTCCGGCAAGTCGACCTACCTGAGATGCCTGAACGGTCTTGAAACCTTTACCTCTGGGCATATCGTAATCGATGGTGTCGATCTAGCTGAGCGTAAGACCGACATGAACAAAGTTCGCCGGGAAGTCGGTATGGTATTTCAACAATTCAACCTGTTCCCGCACAAGCCCGTCATTGAAAATATCGTGTTAGCCCAGATGCTCGTGCGTAAACGCAGTCGCAGAGAGGCTGAAGAGAAGGCGCGAATGCTTCTAAATAAAGTCGGTATCCCTGAAAAAGCCATGGAATATCCCAGTCGCCTCTCAGGAGGACAGCAACAAAGAGTCGCCATCGCCCGGGCCCTCGCCATGGACCCCAAGATCATGCTGTTTGATGAGCCGACCAGCGCTCTCGATCCCGAGATGGTTGGGGAGGTGCTCGACGTCATGAAAAATCTCGCCCGTGAAGGGATGACCATGGTTGTTGTGACCCATGAAATGGGGTTTGCCCGTGAAGTTGCTGACCGCGTGCTGTTTATGGACGCAGGCAAACTCGTTGAAGAAGGGACGCCGGAGCATTTTTTTACGGACCCTCAGGAAGAGCGCACCAAACTGTTTTTAAAGCAGGTACTCTAA